A stretch of the Bacillus sp. BGMRC 2118 genome encodes the following:
- a CDS encoding CBS domain-containing protein → MKTSTNYQLSERFEVAFNQIHETLREIVKINDDRFKVLLDVGAKRHQMIKEYYDDLKQYAKLRNSIVHDKVEVGFYIAEPHETVVSHIEMIADIFKRPNFARSIATTNVVYFDYEDSMQEVFQVIKIHGYSQYPVYRNYDFIGLLATDDIVRWISENIINTLVDLSDIKVYDIISTVHDHPVEFVSKSTDIFTVEEIYEHKHKNKVDLEAVIITENGKRNEVPLGIITAWDLIQLDYQDESGND, encoded by the coding sequence ATGAAAACCTCAACAAACTATCAACTATCAGAACGATTTGAAGTCGCGTTTAACCAAATTCATGAAACCCTGCGAGAGATTGTCAAAATTAATGATGATAGATTCAAAGTTTTGCTAGACGTCGGTGCAAAAAGACATCAAATGATCAAAGAGTACTATGATGATTTAAAGCAATATGCAAAACTACGTAATTCCATTGTGCATGATAAAGTGGAAGTTGGCTTTTATATTGCCGAGCCTCATGAAACAGTCGTCAGTCATATTGAAATGATTGCCGATATTTTTAAAAGGCCGAACTTTGCCCGCTCAATTGCGACTACAAATGTAGTGTACTTCGATTACGAGGACAGCATGCAAGAGGTGTTCCAAGTGATCAAGATACATGGCTACTCACAATATCCAGTTTATAGAAACTATGATTTTATCGGCCTTTTGGCGACCGATGATATTGTCCGCTGGATATCAGAGAATATCATTAATACACTCGTTGATTTATCAGATATAAAAGTCTATGATATCATTTCAACCGTACATGACCACCCCGTCGAGTTTGTGTCAAAATCTACTGATATCTTTACAGTTGAAGAAATTTACGAACACAAACATAAAAATAAGGTAGACCTGGAAGCTGTCATTATTACCGAAAACGGTAAGAGAAACGAAGTTCCTCTTGGAATTATTACAGCCTGGGACCTCATCCAACTGGACTATCAGGATGAGTCTGGAAATGACTAA